In the Quercus lobata isolate SW786 chromosome 5, ValleyOak3.0 Primary Assembly, whole genome shotgun sequence genome, one interval contains:
- the LOC115988414 gene encoding pentatricopeptide repeat-containing protein At2g29760, chloroplastic-like encodes MLRTGLFFDPFSDGKLITASALSPFSSLDYARQLFDQIPQPNLFTWNTLIRAYASSPDPTQSLLVFLQLLHHCEHFPDKFTFPFVIKAASELKAFQVGRAFHGMAIKGSLSSDVYILNSLVHFYGSCGDLDLAYAVFVKTPQKDVVSWNSMIAAFAQGGCPEEALELFRVMEKENVKPNDVTMVGVLSACTKKLDLEFGRWVCSYIERNEINVNLTLSNAMLDMHMKCGSFEDAK; translated from the coding sequence ATGCTCCGTACAGGTCTGTTCTTCGACCCTTTTTCAGACGGCAAGCTCATCACTGCCTCTGCTCTCTCACCCTTCTCTAGCCTCGACTACGCCCGCCAGCTGTTCGATCAAATTCCTCAACCAAATCTTTTTACTTGGAACACTCTCATTCGTGCTTATGCATCCAGCCCTGACCCCACTCAGAGCCTTCTAGTCTTTCTGCAACTGCTTCATCACTGTGAACATTTTCCTGACAAATTCACTTTTCCTTTCGTGATCAAAGCGGCTTCGGAGCTCAAAGCTTTCCAGGTTGGGAGAGCGTTTCATGGGATGGCGATTAAAGGGTCTCTTAGTTCGGATGTCTATATTCTGAATTCACTCGTGCATTTTTATGGTTCGTGTGGGGATTTGGATTTGGCGTATGCGGTGTTTGTGAAAACTCCGCAAAAAGATGTGGTTTCTTGGAATTCTATGATCGCTGCTTTTGCACAAGGGGGTTGTCCTGAGGAGGCATTGGAGTTATTTAGGGTAATGGAGAAGGAGAATGTGAAGCCTAATGATGTGACAATGGTGGGTGTTCTTTCGGCTTGCACAAAGAAGTTAGATTTGGAGTTTGGGAGGTGGGTGTGTTCCTATATTGAAAGGAATGAGATTAATGTGAACTTGACTCTGAGTAATGCAATGCTGGATATGCATATGAAATGTGGGAGCTTTGAAGATGCAAAATGA